The Daucus carota subsp. sativus chromosome 2, DH1 v3.0, whole genome shotgun sequence genome includes a window with the following:
- the LOC108206304 gene encoding probable serine/threonine-protein kinase PBL19: protein MKCFYMFKKDKKPENLPCDNGIVKPKSVVSSPRSVLDMYKEKEHNLRVFSFEELREATKNFNRLLKIGEGGFGSVYKGSIRLADGVGDPCVVAIKMLKKDGLQGHKEWLKEVHFLGIVDHPNLVKLLGYCSEDGQTGIQRLLVYEYMPQNSLEAHIFSSALPPLSWERRLRIMLGAAEGLAYLHNGLDVPVIYRDFKSSNVLLDGEFKPKLSDFGLAREGPTGSRSHVSTAPVGTYGYAAPEYIDTGRLGKYCDVWSFGVVLYEILTGRRVLEKYRPRDEQKLLEWVKQFPYDSKRFSRIIEPRISDHYSLNAARQMAKLADSCMLKNPKDRPTMIEVVEILKQIIQESEGVV from the exons ATGAAGTGTTTTTACATGTTCAAGAAAGATAAAAAACCAGAGAATTTGCCATGTGATAACGGAATAGTGAAGCCCAAAAGTGTTGTGTCATCGCCAAGGAGTGTTCTTGATATGTACAAAGAGAAAGAACACAATTTAAGAGTGTTCTCTTTTGAAGAACTCAGAGAAGCAACCAAGAATTTTAACAGGTTGTTAAAGATTGGAGAGGGTGGTTTCGGAAGTGTTTATAAAGGTTCTATCAGGCTTGCAGATGGAGTGGGTGATCCCTGTGTGGTTGCTATTAAAATGCTTAAAAAGGATGGATTGCAG GGGCATAAAGAATGGCTTAAGGAGGTCCATTTTCTTGGAATTGTGGATCACCCGAACCTGGTAAAGCTTTTAGGATACTGTTCTGAAGATGGACAAACAGGGATTCAACGGTTATTGGTGTACGAGTACATGCCACAGAACAGCCTGGAAGCTCACATTTTTAGCAGCGCTTTGCCACCTCTTTCTTGGGAAAGAAGATTACGAATTATGCTAGGCGCGGCTGAAGGCTTGGCTTATCTCCACAATGGATTGGATGTCCCG GTAATATATCGAGATTTTAAATCATCCAATGTGCTCTTGGACGGGGAGTTCAAGCCTAAACTTTCAGACTTTGGTCTTGCCAGGGAAGGCCCTACTGGGAGCAGATCTCATGTATCCACAGCA CCTGTTGGCACTTATGGTTACGCTGCTCCAGAATACATTGACACTGGCCGCCTTGGTAAATATTGTGACGTGTGGAGTTTTGGAGTCGTGCTCTACGAGATTCTCACTGGTAGAAGAGTGTTGGAAAAATATAGACCACGCGATGAACAGAAGCTTCTGGAATGGGTGAAACAATTCCCCTATGACAGCAAGAGGTTTAGCAGGATCATTGAACCCCGAATCAGCGATCACTACTCTCTGAATGCAGCTAGGCAAATGGCAAAATTGGCTGATAGCTGCATGCTCAAGAACCCGAAAGATCGGCCAACAATGATTGAGGTGGTGGAGATTTTGAAACAAATCATACAAGAGTCTGAGGGAGTAGTTTAA